Within the Beduinella massiliensis genome, the region GTGCCTGTGAAGGGATACCGTACCCATGCTTGACGCCCGCTCCGTTCCGGTATACAATCGAATTAAAGAACCGTCCAACCGCCGCTATTTTAACATATCGTCAAAGCGAGGTGTCCCATGGCTGATTTCACGCTTCCCGCCTGTCCTGTTGAAACGACGCTGAAACTCATCTCCAACCGCTGGAAAGTGCTGATCCTGCGAGATCTCTTCATGGGAACGAAGCGCTTTGGCGAGCTCAAAAAGTCGCTTTCCGGCATTTCGCAAAAGGTACTGACGCAAAACCTGCGCGACATGGAGTCCGACGGCCTGCTTGTCCGCACCGTCTATCCGGAAGTACCGCCCCGCGTCGAGTACGCGCTGACCGAAACCGGCGAAAGTTTAAGACCCGTGCTCGCGGCCCTGTTCGACTGGGGCATGAGCTACAAACAAAAAAACGGTTCTTCTTCCAGCGAGCTGGCGGAAGCGCTCGGCTCCGTTCTGCACGAATAATCGCTGTACGGTTCCCGCATGGGGTTCCCCCACGCCGGAACTCTTTTTATTTTCCCACTAACCTTTATCAAGCCACAAACGTTATACAGGTAAAGGGGCGCATCCCC harbors:
- a CDS encoding winged helix-turn-helix transcriptional regulator, encoding MADFTLPACPVETTLKLISNRWKVLILRDLFMGTKRFGELKKSLSGISQKVLTQNLRDMESDGLLVRTVYPEVPPRVEYALTETGESLRPVLAALFDWGMSYKQKNGSSSSELAEALGSVLHE